The genomic stretch GGTGAAGCGGCGTAGCTCAACAGCTTCTGGAGTGGCTTGGGAGATCCCTGCGCGTGTAGCATCCGCCTTCTTAACTTCAATATCGGTGCTCAAGCGGCCCTGTAATTCAGTGACCAATTCAAGCATTTCTTTACCTTTCGACTTAATGCGATTCATTAAATCAATTTCCCCCTGGCATAAGTCACGATAGCCAGAAATCTTACGGTGTTGGTTTTCCATCATTATTTTCCTGTCTGGAAGATTCAATTTGGCGAATGCCGGAAATCTGTGTGTTGCAGTTCTGCAGATCGGTCAGCAGCAATTCATTCCACTGAACTGATGACCCATATGTCAGCGGGTCACTTGGTGGCGGTGACGGCTGGCACAGAACCAGAAGACTGGCGGGTATCGGCGTTACTGGCACTTTGACGTACTGCGTTGTAACGGTTGAGCACCCGGTCATTTGCGCGAGCAGGCACAACAACAGGAGCGCAAGCATCGCCTGAAAGAGCAGCTTTGATGTCAGTCTGGGCTGCCTGTGAGTCCAGTGTGTTCGCATGCTGATCATTCAAAGTTGCCCCTGCGATAGTGTTGAAGATGCTCACGGCCTTCGCCTGCGCGTTCAGGGTGAATTCCGCTGAATTTTTTGCCTGAGTGGCTACTGAGATTTCTGACTGCTGGCTTATGGTCTTGCCGTAATAGTGAAAGGCAGCCCAGAGCAGAACGCCTATAATGAGAAATAGCAGCGCGGTGATGACAATCCGGAACCAGTTGATCATGGTTAGCCCTCCAGACAGAGCGCTTTCTCTTTATCGCGGCGGATAACCAAACCGGGCAGTTTTTTACCGCCGCCATTCACAAAATCAGGCAGGTGGTTACACATCATCGGCCAGTTGCCGGCCTGCGCGTACCGGTGGATTGATGTTTCAAAACGGGCTTTACGTGCGGGGCTGTAATACGTTCTCAGGCTGGAACAGCCCATATTGAACGCGGCTGATGTCATGGCGCTGAACTGGTTATCGTTCATGTCCCTGCCACGGAAATACGTGTTTATGCATTTTTCCGCAGCTAAAATATTTTTCTGCCAGTCGTCGGCAATCTGCTGATCGGTTTTGCGTGTACCGGCTTTCACATCGTGGGTGTTGCCTATCCCATCAGTCAGGTATCCCGCTGGACAAACATAAGGTTCACGGCGGCACGCCTCAGCATTTCCGATCAGTTCTAAGCCTGGCTCATTCGTTCTGACTTGGCCGCTTGAAACTACGATCGCAATGATTGTCATGACTGAACAAACTGCAGCGCCAGCCTTTTTGGTTATTGCCATGATTAGTCATCCTTCGCGGCTTCAAGAACGTCTTTTATTCCCCTTGAAACTTCTGGGTATTTAATCACCGAGGGTGTATCAGTCCGATATTTCAGTGAGTCGATGGTTGCCTGCGTTAATTCCCGATCGAGCTTAAGCCTTTCGTCATCGTTCTTTTTCGCGGACCTGATAGCGCTTCGTTTATCGAAATATCCAAGAAGCGTGATAACGATGCCGACCAGCGCTGTCGCCATGTAGACCCGTTCCAAAGTGATGAAACCTGCAATGGAGGAAAGCAGCGTAAGCAGCGTTCCGCTGTTGGTTAAGTTTTCAGACTGTGGATTCATTTTCATGGTTCTCGCCCTCCGATAGTCCGGGTGGGTGCGTCGTCGTGAGAAATAAAAAAGGCCACGCACATGCGCAGCCTGAAAGAAGTGCCAGAGTTAGCGTCTGGCCGCTTATTACCGTATCTGATATCGTTAAATCGCCAGAATTAACCATTCAGATAAAGAGGATATTATGAGCACATTTACTATTCGCGTAGAACTTCACAATGCTGATTCTGATGACTATGAAAAACTGCACGAAAAAATGGAAAATAAAGGGTATTTAAGAGAGGTTACAGGATCGTCCGGGACAACCTATCATCTACCAGATGCTGAATATACATATTCCAGCACATCTAAAGATGAGACTAATATAGCTGATGAGGTGCAATCCATTGCTAACTCTGTAAAATCAAAATCTGGAATTATAGTAACAAAATCAGCAGGTCGAGCTATTCGTGGGCTTAAGGAGATTTAAATTTTATCGACCATCCTCACACACATCTGGGGCGCTATCAAAGCGCTCCATTGCTACAAACGCGGCGCAAACAAACTCCCCCGCCGTCTTTGCTATCTCGTCGGTATGAACCCCAGAACTTGCCAATATTGCACAAAGCGCTTCTACTGCACGCTCTTTTGATGGTTCGCTTAATTCTTTAAAATTCATTTAATTTACCCTCCATAAACGCAAAAACCTGCACTGGGCAGGTTTGTTTACATTCAACTGAGTGCTGAAAAGGGTGCGGTCACAACGTGATGTTGATGTATCTTCCAGCACTCATGCGAATGTGCTTTCCAGTCACTCCTGGTTATCCCATCTTCGCAGACTGAAAAGCATTGTTTGGTTGTTGCAGTGCCGGGTGCCTCCCGGTGAACCATTGGCCAGCTAACCGGGTCCGCTGTCTTCACTTCTCTTCCAGGGTAAGCTGATTAGCCCTACCGCATAGGTAGGATTCACCGCAACAGCTTAAACGTATCATATGAACATAAAAGACAAAACCCCGCCGGAGCGAGGTTCTGAGATTGTCTAAGCTTTGTGACTACGTGACCACTCTTAACAGGTTACAAGAGTTTTTGCGTAGCGCACTAGAACTATTTTAAGCGACTTTCGCGACTCGGATTTTCTGGGTGTAGGCGTCCATTTCCAGCACCGCGCCGGTCATAGCCAGACAACCATCAACGAAGCCTTCCGCTACCTGCAACTGCTGGCGGATCAGGCCTTCACTCACCTTACACATCCTCGCAATTTTCCGTTTTGACAGACCGAAGCGGTAATGCAGCATGATGAGCGCTACCTCTTCAGGCTTACGGACGGCGGCCAGACGCCCTACTGCGGCATCAACAATCAGGCCATCATCATCACAGCAGGACTCGACTTTGCTGGATTCAGTCGGCAGTAGGCCTTTGAAGCCCGCGGCAATCGGTGACCAGCTCACGCCAGAATTATCGCGAGCCCACACGCCATAACGAGCCAGTACCAGTTGAATATCACGCATTATTCTCTCCACACTTTTATTTGGCTTTGCCAGTGGCGATAACGCCCACGGCCAGCGCACGATCTAATGTTTTCATGACCAGGTACATCTGATCACCATGTTCTGCTTCCCAAGCCGGGGTATTCGCATGAAGTGAGTCGTGACACCGTCTGCACAGCGGGATCACGAACAGGTCATGCGCTTTTGTTGCCATACCGCCAAACCCGTTGCCGGTGATGTGGTGCGGATCATCCGACCCGTTGCCACAGGCACAGCATGGCTGGCGCTTTACCCATTGGGTGTATTTCGAGTTCTCATACCGGCGGCGCTTCGGGATCAGGGCGTAAGACTCTGGAGTCTCAGGGTCGATGGCCAGCGCCAGCACAGGCTTAAGTCCCTCCGCAATAATATCTTCGGTCTGCCGTTCCCACGGATTGGTGTCTGACTCTTTGGTTTCGCCGCCAGGCTCTTCGCTACGTATGCCAAAAACGTCATAAAGAATGGCGCGCGGAAGTTTGTCAGCGAATCCTCTGCCTACCGCAAACCAGCAAATTTCAGCCACAGTAATCTGATGCCCTTCCCGTTCCCCCAACCAATACCGGATCCGTTCCGTGACATATTCCAACGTGTTCGCCAGCGCGGCGGCGTCCAACTGAACAGATTTTTTATCCCGGTATTGGGTGTCGTGGTGCCAACAAAGAGCAACGACTCCGCGTTCGCGCCTCGCGTGCGTCATTTCATGATGGTGATAGCCGAGATCTGTGCACTGGCAACCGCGATTCTGTTTAACCCAGCGCGTTAACCCCTCCCAGCCGCCCAGCATGTGACTGACCACAAGATCCGAAGAAAGGAAATTGCTGAGCACCGGGTTATCGAGGACTTTCTGATGCGCGCCAGTGATCAGGCCGTCGGGCGCACTCTGCAAGTCGGCGGGCTCATCGGTAATCATCAGCCGCTTCCCGCTGAAAAGTTGCACCGCATCCGCTGCTGGACGGAAGATAATGATCCCCAGGTCCTTCTGGGGGTAAGGTTTCAGTAATACCTTCACGCTGCGCTCTCCTGTTTCTTCCGTAGATGCTCAGCCCACAGCCCCGCAACCCACTGGATACCCTTCGGAGTAAACCGCGCCTGGCGGAATGCGTGCTGATTGTTCGGGTTGGTTCCAGTCTTCATCTCGAACCGGCCAGCGGCTGTATGCGTGCTGTAGGGTGTGAACTGTCCGTCCTGCCGGTAAATGATTTTTTCATCGATGAGGAATAACCGGAATTCGGGTTCTTTCGCCTTCAGCAGCTTGCAGACAGACCGGAATCCCATTGAGCCTTTGGCAATGACGTACTGATCAACGAAATCCACTTTCGGCGCAGCTAGCGCCAGCTGTGATTCTAATGCCTGTTTTTCTTCGGCCAGATCAGCAGCCAGTCGCAATGCGTCCGGCAATGACTGGGGTAACTGGTTTTTCAATTCCAGCTCCTGCCAGCGGTCAACTACCGCGGCGGTGAACTCAGGCGACAATCGGGCAACCAGCACCAGCGAATCGCGCTTATTGAACCAGTACTCCTGATATTCTTCCCCATTCTGTTCGTGCAAATAGGGGGTGTGCTCCAATGGCGCGCTTAAAATTCCAGCAACAACCAACCTTTCAGCCGACCTTTTCACGTTGCTGTGCTTACTCTGCACCAGCTCAGCAATCTCACGGCTCGACATCGTTACCACTTTTCCTGACAGCAAACTGTTCGACATAATCACTCCACACGATAAGCCGGCTGCACACCGGCGGGTTTGAAATCAGTAATCGTTATTTCTGCCTTCCCCTCTTTGGTAACCGGGCCCCATTCGACCGTCATTCGTTTTACCTGGCTGTCGTCCTTCCAGATACCTGCGTGGGTCAGGCCATCAAACAGCGCCTTCTGGAAATTATCTAAATCGCGTTTTGCCCTGGTGGGCGGGAATAAAACCAGATGAACATCCAGTTCTGTCAGCAGCGCCGGCGGGCTGCAGCGCAACTGCTGATAAATTGACGCCAACGCGTTTGAGCGGAAGATCCGGCCTCGGGCGCTAATCTTCACGCCCGTTTTTGTAGCGCGCCAGTAACCGTTGACGCTTGGCGGGAATGGCAGGATCAATTGCATGTCTGGTACTCCGGCTTCAGGAGGTGATCTACAACTTCGCCAGTATCGACAAAGTAATAATCGCAATCGGTCAGGTTGTTGATGAGCATCACTTCTATTTCCCGAACGGTCATTTTGCTGAATATCTTCACAATCTTTTTAGGAGGCCCGATGTAAACAGGCTCAACCTCGGCCAATTTAGCTGCGGCAAGGTTGTGATGGCCGTCCATCAGCACCGTGTACTGAACGCCACGGAGAAGCACCGGATAAATAGAAACACGGAACAATTTGAAGCGAAGCGCTTTATCTGCGACTTTCTTCCGGTCGAGATAACGCTGAGAGCTAATTAATTTGCCCTGGATCATCCTGCCACCTCGGTAACCGCATCGCAGGTAAACTGGATTTCGCTATCAAATGGAATCTCACAACCCAGATGAATAACTGGGCCGAAGGTTTCCATGAGTGACCAAAGCTGAAACTTTGAATATCCCTCTGAATCAGTCTCTGGTGGGGTGAAGTCAGGCAGACTTGGTGCCATGCGCTGAAGTTCTTCACGATTCGACTTCATGACAGAAAGGCCAAATTCGTTCAGCTTTACTCTTACGTAATTGTTTATGTTTACGGTTGCCATTTTCATTGCTGCACCTCCCCCGCTTTGATCAGACTGTTCAGCACTGCGTCAGCATGTTCCCGCGCCGCTGTGTAGTCAGTGGAATGCAGCTCCCCCGAAGGGGAGACCGCCAGTAACCAGCCTTTGTAAGCAGAGAGCCAGATTTTCTGGAATTCGTTCACGCGGCCACCTCTTTATCAGCGCCGCACATTTCCGGCAGATTGGCGCGCACCAGGGCTTCAGCGAATGGCGGCGGTACCGCGTTACCACAGCGCGCTACCTGTTTGTCTTTTGCGTATTTCTTGCCGCGATAGTCCTGATCGATGATGTACCAGCTCGGGAAACCCTGAGCGGCGTAAAGCTCATGGGGTTGCAGCATGCGCATACCGATATCAACGATCTGGTAATCGACACCCTCAACGGTGACCAGGCCGAATCTGTCATTCGTGGTTACGGTGTGCAGAGACCCGTCCAGACTGATGCCTTCTTTCTCGTTGCCGTAATACTTGAGCAGGAAAGCGCGTACTTCACCGATGTGCAGGCCGCCGGCTGTAATAGTCGGGGCCGGTTCAGTGACTTGCTGGCCATCTTTACAGGTGCCGCGCAGCTTTATCAGAGTGGATGTGACCAGCGCATGATGATCAGTGGTGGTAACTGTGTGAGCCGGTGCATCCATCGCCGCGCCAGCACCGGTGTAGTTACCGCCGAAGTGTTTCGCGAGGAACGCGGTGCATAACTGACTTTTACCGCCACCGCCTGCCGTAATTGTGCCGTTTGGCTCATCAGCTGCGTGACCGACACTGTTGCCGAACTGGCGGGCAATCACCGGAGCGACCAACAAGTGTTCTGCTTTGCTGGTTACGGTGGTAAGTGGCTTGCCAGCTTCATATGCCATGCGGTCGCCGCCAAAACCTGTCTGCCCGATTCGGGCAATGATCGGCGCAACCAGTGCGTGTTTACCACCACCTGCAACAACTGTCCCGAGAGGTTTTTGAATATCCAATGCGCGCGGGGCCTGTCCTTCACGTTCTCCATACCCTATCTGAATCAGCGCCGGTGCTAGTGTTGCTTCTACCATGCCGAGTGCATGACCATAGCCGCCCGGACGTTCTGAACTGCCAGCGGTGATCGTCGGCAATGGTTCATCAACTTCCTGACCAGTCGCACCGGTACGAAATTTGGTGATGTGCGGGGTAACGACCGCATAACCGTGGGTTTTCGTGATCGTCTGAAGCGGCTCATTCAACGCCTGACCACGGAAGCAGTTGTAACTGGTTTTGGTGCTGGTGTGGTTGCACTTCACGATAAACGGCGTCGGGTTGTCGATCACGAAACGCTGAATGCCGCGCGCA from Rahnella sikkimica encodes the following:
- a CDS encoding Acb2/Tad1 domain-containing protein, whose amino-acid sequence is MMENQHRKISGYRDLCQGEIDLMNRIKSKGKEMLELVTELQGRLSTDIEVKKADATRAGISQATPEAVELRRFTAAEPQRWAAIGKTDIQTGIMALVRAVAQPSEV
- the lysC gene encoding Rz1-like lysis system protein LysC; the encoded protein is MTGCSTVTTQYVKVPVTPIPASLLVLCQPSPPPSDPLTYGSSVQWNELLLTDLQNCNTQISGIRQIESSRQENNDGKPTP
- a CDS encoding lysozyme yields the protein MAITKKAGAAVCSVMTIIAIVVSSGQVRTNEPGLELIGNAEACRREPYVCPAGYLTDGIGNTHDVKAGTRKTDQQIADDWQKNILAAEKCINTYFRGRDMNDNQFSAMTSAAFNMGCSSLRTYYSPARKARFETSIHRYAQAGNWPMMCNHLPDFVNGGGKKLPGLVIRRDKEKALCLEG
- a CDS encoding type V toxin-antitoxin system endoribonuclease antitoxin GhoS, which translates into the protein MSTFTIRVELHNADSDDYEKLHEKMENKGYLREVTGSSGTTYHLPDAEYTYSSTSKDETNIADEVQSIANSVKSKSGIIVTKSAGRAIRGLKEI
- a CDS encoding antiterminator Q family protein, which encodes MRDIQLVLARYGVWARDNSGVSWSPIAAGFKGLLPTESSKVESCCDDDGLIVDAAVGRLAAVRKPEEVALIMLHYRFGLSKRKIARMCKVSEGLIRQQLQVAEGFVDGCLAMTGAVLEMDAYTQKIRVAKVA
- a CDS encoding DUF968 domain-containing protein, coding for MKVLLKPYPQKDLGIIIFRPAADAVQLFSGKRLMITDEPADLQSAPDGLITGAHQKVLDNPVLSNFLSSDLVVSHMLGGWEGLTRWVKQNRGCQCTDLGYHHHEMTHARRERGVVALCWHHDTQYRDKKSVQLDAAALANTLEYVTERIRYWLGEREGHQITVAEICWFAVGRGFADKLPRAILYDVFGIRSEEPGGETKESDTNPWERQTEDIIAEGLKPVLALAIDPETPESYALIPKRRRYENSKYTQWVKRQPCCACGNGSDDPHHITGNGFGGMATKAHDLFVIPLCRRCHDSLHANTPAWEAEHGDQMYLVMKTLDRALAVGVIATGKAK
- a CDS encoding phage antirepressor KilAC domain-containing protein translates to MSNSLLSGKVVTMSSREIAELVQSKHSNVKRSAERLVVAGILSAPLEHTPYLHEQNGEEYQEYWFNKRDSLVLVARLSPEFTAAVVDRWQELELKNQLPQSLPDALRLAADLAEEKQALESQLALAAPKVDFVDQYVIAKGSMGFRSVCKLLKAKEPEFRLFLIDEKIIYRQDGQFTPYSTHTAAGRFEMKTGTNPNNQHAFRQARFTPKGIQWVAGLWAEHLRKKQESAA
- a CDS encoding RusA family crossover junction endodeoxyribonuclease, translating into MQLILPFPPSVNGYWRATKTGVKISARGRIFRSNALASIYQQLRCSPPALLTELDVHLVLFPPTRAKRDLDNFQKALFDGLTHAGIWKDDSQVKRMTVEWGPVTKEGKAEITITDFKPAGVQPAYRVE
- a CDS encoding chromosome partitioning protein ParB; this encodes MIQGKLISSQRYLDRKKVADKALRFKLFRVSIYPVLLRGVQYTVLMDGHHNLAAAKLAEVEPVYIGPPKKIVKIFSKMTVREIEVMLINNLTDCDYYFVDTGEVVDHLLKPEYQTCN
- a CDS encoding DNA cytosine methyltransferase, encoding MKEIIVDNFAGGGGASTGIEMATGRSVDIAINHDENAIAMHSTNHPETLHYCESVFDVDPIVATDGRPVGLAWFSPDCRHFSKAKGSKPVKKEIRGLAWIVIRWALAKRPRVMMLENVEEFKTWGPLLTAEDGTEHPDPARAGETFAAFIGMLTTGVPADHPAIAECCEVLNIDVNSDDVRRLVAGLGYVVDHRELRACDFGAPTIRRRFFMVMRCDGQPVKWPLASHGDPKSLDVQSGKLASYRTAAECIDWSIPCPSIFERKKPLAENTLKRIARGIQRFVIDNPTPFIVKCNHTSTKTSYNCFRGQALNEPLQTITKTHGYAVVTPHITKFRTGATGQEVDEPLPTITAGSSERPGGYGHALGMVEATLAPALIQIGYGEREGQAPRALDIQKPLGTVVAGGGKHALVAPIIARIGQTGFGGDRMAYEAGKPLTTVTSKAEHLLVAPVIARQFGNSVGHAADEPNGTITAGGGGKSQLCTAFLAKHFGGNYTGAGAAMDAPAHTVTTTDHHALVTSTLIKLRGTCKDGQQVTEPAPTITAGGLHIGEVRAFLLKYYGNEKEGISLDGSLHTVTTNDRFGLVTVEGVDYQIVDIGMRMLQPHELYAAQGFPSWYIIDQDYRGKKYAKDKQVARCGNAVPPPFAEALVRANLPEMCGADKEVAA